In Amphiura filiformis chromosome 2, Afil_fr2py, whole genome shotgun sequence, one DNA window encodes the following:
- the LOC140145986 gene encoding peroxiredoxin-like 2C, with the protein MASMDRGLHGPLVPQPDVYIPSPDQGFDFDAVKDLVIWDQFGNRKRFHTLYQETKTIIIFVRHFLCYVCKEYVEDLAKIPRDYLQEAKVRLVVIGCAPHTYIREFRQETRFPHEFYCDPDRDLHKALGLRLDGTHGKASPHVKSSVISGVLQSTWRAVKSMHYQGDMMQQGGQFIVGPGKKLHYAWRDRNSQDHTSVNQLLAEAGVQQINLPNDPRIIQV; encoded by the exons ATGGCATCAATGGACAGAGGCCTGCATGGACCACTAGTACCTCAACCAGATGTTTACATTCCAAGTCCAGACCAAGGTTTTGATTTTGATGCAGTCAAAGACCTCGTAATATGGGATCAATTTGGTAACAGGAAAAGGTTTCACACTTTATATCAAGAAACTAAGACAATCATTATATTTGTTAGG CATTTTCTGTGCTATGTCTGCAAGGAATATGTTGAAG ATCTTGCCAAGATACCTAGAGATTACCTCCAG GAAGCAAAGGTCAGACTAGTAGTTATTGGATGTGCACCACACACATACATCAGA GAATTTCGTCAAGAAACCCGCTTTCCTCATGAATTTTATTGTGATCCAGACAGGGATTTGCATAAAGCACTTGGTCTAAGGTTGGACGGAACACATGGAAAAG CCAGCCCACATGTGAAGTCATCCGTTATATCTGGTGTGTTACAAAGCACATGGCGAGCTGTTAAAAGTATGCATTATCAAGGCGATATGATGCAGCAAGGAGGACAGTTTATTGTAGGCCCAG GTAAGAAACTCCACTATGCATGGAGGGATAGAAATAGTCAGGACCATACCTCAGTCAATCAGCTGCTAGCAGAAGCTGGTGTTCAACAGATTAATCTTCCAAATGATCCCAGGATTATCCAAGTATGA